The genomic region AgctgaacgaacgaacgaacgaacgaacggatGTTGGAACGGCCCAATGGACTGACATCAGCTTGTTGAAAAAACCAAAAGCTTGGACGTTACCTCGATCCGGTCATATAGTCCAATCCAAGTCCGCGCAAAAGAGCCAGCCCCCGCCAGAATCACGTGGCGGACTACTTCATTTTCGAGTTGACTGTGGATGGAAACCAGGTTTCCGCCGAGAATGTTGCAGACAGTCTAAGGGTGGAAAAAGCAAATGAACagaagccaaaagaaaaaaagcccatCTAGTTTTCGTTTCTGCGTCGGCAAAGGTTGTACCTCCGCAAGACGGAAATTTAATGCCTCGTTTTGGTAGATGAAACAGCGGGTGTCCAACTGAGTCCAGCCGGCAGGGCAATGACGTCCTGCCACATATTTGACAATCAAAAGCAGTTAAGAGAGTTAAGGAGGCAACGATGCCTTGTTGTTCGCAAACGCTAATCCAGACGGTTACCGACCTATTTTGATGGAAGCGGCCCACTGTGAGAAAGGGTTGACAAAAGAGTCAATCCTTTTTCACAAATACGGAAGTCAAATAGGGTGAGCGCAAGCCACCCAGACATTGTTCAACTTACACTTCCACTGATGCCGCCGCACAAGAGTAACACGCCAAGGGCAAAGTGCATCTGTCAAATGAAAGAGAAAAACGTTTGCGTTCAATTGAATGTCGAGCTTTGCCAATATCAAAGAGGTTTGGGGGCCATTTGATGATGAACAAGCCTCGTTCCGTCTGCTGCCTGTGCTGAGCAATCTGAAGCAAAGAGCGCGACTAGCGGCTTTTCAACCTTGGCCTGACCTTAACTTTGAAGCTCATCAACTCCACTGCAAAGACTCATCAAAAGGGGACCTACGTTTGTTTTGTAATCGGTAAAGCTGGTCAGTCTTTGTCTTGGCGTGCTGCAGTTTTCTTTGGTGTCTTCCCACACGGCAGGACTGTGTTCAGCTGAGTCCCAATTTCAACTTGGATGCCTttttatgtgcgtgcgtgcgtgtgcatttcACTAACTTTGCCTCAGGGccacaagtcaaagtcaaagtcagctttattgtcaatctctccacatgtcacaacacacaaagagaccgaaattacgtttttctccatcccacggtgacgagacacataacacgatagacatacaagtacgcgacacaatataaaaacaagaaggcaaaaattcaaacaatcaatagtaagagtgacgaataaataataaataaacagataacacaataaatagtcAATATGCAAAGTGAGTTATGTACACCTGAGCTCTGCCTGCGTGGCttcctggctgcctgcctgcgtggctgcctgcgtggctgcctgcgtggctgcctgcctgtgtggctgcctgcctccctggcgtggctgcctgcctgcgtggctgcctgcgtggctgcctccTTGCGTGGCTGCCTccttgcgtggctgcctgcctgtgtgGCTGCCTGCCCgagtggctgcctgcctgcgtggctgcccgcccgcccgcccgcctgcctgcccgcctgcctgcctgcctgcctctttATTTGTTTGTCTCTTTATTGCTTGCAAAGTCTTTTGCTTGAtagatgttttgtttgtctctatTGCGTGCAAACTCTTTTGATTGATagcctttttgtttgtctatttatTCCTTGCATGTTTTGGCAAGCAGCTGCCTTCAGCATCTTGACACACCTATGTTGGAGAATGTGTTGGTGAAGGCGTAGCAGTAGCTAAACAATGGACTGTACATTGTTTTAGcaggtgtgtctgtgtgtcattAGTTTGGAAATGCTTGGAACTCATTTGGCCCTTAGCGTCTCCATTGATGTGCCCGTGAGTAGGTGGCCCAAATTCCTCAGCGAGCTCCAGAGAAAGCAAGTTTAAATCGGGGAGCTGATGAGCCGGGAGCAGGTGGGCCGACGAGTGCCCATTACGTGGGCGTTACGTGCCGAGCGTGACAGGATGGGAGGGGCCAGAGCAGAGAGACGAAAAGCACTTTTGAATTCCTGATATTTGTGTCAACAATCTATGGCAACTGAAAGAAAATGCTTGAGCAAAATCCCCCAAATGCTTGAGCAAAATCCCCCAAGTATAAAATGAATGGCAGCATTTCATACAAAAAGCGTTTGGGCTGTTTCGGACGCACTCTCCCCGACAGGAAGGAGATGTTCTATGGACAAGTGCATACAAATCCCGATTGAGCTCCATCTTCAAGGCAGCTCACATGCACAACATCAAATGGGCTGTTGTGGCATACGCTGCCCAAAGTCTGCTGGCCAGATGATCTTCACCATTTTCCTCAGTTGAAGACTAATTGggagattttcttttaaatgtgaaCAAACGCTTCTTTTCATTGTGAATTAGTTGAGGTCAAGTCCAAGCCAACTCAAGGATCAGTCTgagaagaacacacacacactactctCCTTCATtgcaagtggaaaaagaaaaacaaaaaaagagcattTGCACATGAccgccctcgctcgctcgctcgctcgcgcatTTGTTAGATTAAGACCAAAGCTGCACGTGACAATTCAGCCGTTTGGAGAGGAATGAACAATATTGATTCCGTTCCTAtcaagaacaaaacaaatcacCATG from Syngnathus typhle isolate RoL2023-S1 ecotype Sweden linkage group LG8, RoL_Styp_1.0, whole genome shotgun sequence harbors:
- the LOC133158524 gene encoding galactose-specific lectin nattectin-like, whose protein sequence is MHFALGVLLLCGGISGSWAASIKIGRHCPAGWTQLDTRCFIYQNEALNFRLAETVCNILGGNLVSIHSQLENEVVRHVILAGAGSFARTWIGLYDRIEDGDYLWTDGSEADFFDWGTNRPTMNTNEDCVEINFQNNRWNDRNCRGRLPFVCAKDLNHF